The following proteins are encoded in a genomic region of Doryrhamphus excisus isolate RoL2022-K1 chromosome 6, RoL_Dexc_1.0, whole genome shotgun sequence:
- the fam185a gene encoding protein FAM185A: MFWSSAAQRGGIGLVPYFCRNASLIRRCPQRRQSLFTSSKLAKEDGELSRTRREWTLVVSPFSTVRARLGSSISVRPLDPHAFPEADRVFVTVHSGASTSWEKDVDDFHVQYDEHSKELLITADRDDGSYSVSISAPIKSNVVISTHGEGNVEVKNMECDICTVHTERGNCILHSIKGHQVEVHSGGDVTGLGTIHGNVEISASGSSAIRVKKLQGTTMKLSTERGDLKAKAIYAESSCISSCTGKMELGHVHGDATVKNTTGDTHIDGSNGFLKVSSQSGGIDVYVGDGGSAEVLSQEGAVCIRVPSSLRADVELCGASVDISHDVTLHQLQKNTTAGQTRVTGYMNTDCPLEQRLKVTTERGSVNLRMQSWFESLNLGG, translated from the exons ATGTTCTGGAGCTCGGCAGCTCAGCGAGGTGGCATTGGACTTGTCCCCTACTTCTGTCGAAATGCTAGCCTAATTCGGCGCTGTCCTCAACGACGACAGTCTCTCTTCACCTCTTCTAAATTAGCCAAAGAAGATGGCGAATTGAGCCGGACACGGAGGGAGTGGACCCTGGTAGTGAGCCCCTTCAGTACGGTACGAGCACGACTCGGCAGCAGTATCTCTGTCCGGCCTCTGGACCCACACGCCTTTCCCGAAGCTGACCGAGTCTTCGTCACTGTCCACAGTGGAGCTTCTACAAGTTGGGAGAAGGATGTTGATGACTTTCACGTCCAGTATGATGAACACAGCAAGGAGCTGCTCATCACGGCTGACAGGGATGACGGCAGCTATTCGGTTTCCATATCTGCACCGATCAAGAGCA ATGTCGTCATTAGCACCCACGGAGAAGGTAACGTGGAAGTGAAGAATATGGAGTGTGATATCTGCACGGTGCACACAGAGCGAGGCAACTGTATACTGCACTCAATCAAG GGTCATCAAGTGGAGGTGCACTCAGGTGGAGATGTCACAGGCTTGGGCACCATTCATGGCAACGTGGAAATCAGCGCTTCAGGAAGCAGT GCTATACGTGTCAAGAAGCTGCAGGGCACCACAATGAAGCTCTCCACAGAACGGGGCGATCTGAAGGCCAAGGCCATCTATGCCGAGTCCAGCTGCATCTCCTCCTGCACAGGGAAAATGGAGCTTGGACATGTACATG GTGATGCCACCGTGAAGAACACAACAGGCGATACACACATTG atggGTCAAATGGCTTCTTGAAGGTTTCCTCTCAAAGTGGAGGCATTGATGTGTACGTGGGAGATGGAGGAAGCGCTGAAGTGCTCAGCCAAGAAG GAGCGGTGTGTATACGTGTCCCATCCTCACTGAGAGCAGATGTGGAGCTCTGTGGAGCATCAGTGGACATCAGCCATGATGTAACGCTGCACCAGTTGCAGAAGAACACGACTGCGGGCCAAACCAGAGTTACTG GCTACATGAACACTGATTGTCCGTTGGAGCAGCGGCTTAAAGTGACAACAGAAAGAGGCTCAGTCAACCTGAGGATGCAAAGCTGGTTTGAGTCCCTAAATCTGGGAGGCTAA
- the fbxl13 gene encoding F-box and leucine-rich repeat protein 13 isoform X2 has product MDSQDLMALFYRYEKAYSYYRRKLTSAAFRSWKNYTMVSMTDASELAHKMDVAARHYDRSKEVAVFSGWIHWVKFKEETRAVAVKKLTRVFEACILKRIVGAWRSIVRDSRRTKDYFKKLQTDSELGRHQSIIGEGCDWLSALPTSISLKIFQYLEVRDLLSCAEVCCSWRGLIYSSCLWSKVNLSMFKDWITDSIMSEVMQNFRPFVIHLNLRGCNSLEWSSLRNISECRNLQELNVSECFNITDDMIQSIVEGCNYLLYLNISSTLVTDLSLKELSRNCINLQYLSVAYCHKLTDEGFQYLSEGNGCHSLIHLDLSGCTQVTVTGFNYISDACPFLKEIVMNDLHSLSDNCISALVSKCHSLSSVSLLEAYNLTDTGIKTIAEVAKLKSFIIEGNKHASHVSWKALCSSSRGLRSLHVVDCHKMTDVGLKCVASLRNLQSLDISLCTKVTDRGICHLADSSSASKLRDLSLSQCCLITDSAVNMIGYRFSKLCHLNLSYCEQLTDAALESLSCSYISSLDISGCNIQDEGLAALEEVPLKKLIIAECINITDVGIENLCKYVTELEYVDVSGCLDLSDQAIRAFSFYCRGLFTLRMGGCPKMTDMAVQCLSSGTQYLRSLDVSGCVFTDRAIKYIERLCPPLSSIIMNDCNGISEAAAMRLQPYVQHWEYSNNETNLWLR; this is encoded by the exons ATGGATTCCCAAGACCTCATG GCTTTGTTTTATAGGTACGAGAAGGCCTACTCCTATTACAGGAGGAAATTAACAAGTGCTGCTTTCAG GAGCTGGAAGAATTACACCATGGTCAGCATGACAGATGCGTCCGAGTTAGCTCACAAGATGGACGTTGCAGCGAGACACTACGACAGATCAAAAGAGGTggcggttttctccgggtggaTACACTGGGTCAAGTTCAAGGAGGAGACACGGGCTG TTGCAGTCAAAAAGCTGACACGTGTTTTTGAAGCATGCATACTTAAACGTATCGTGGGCGCATGGAGAAGTATCGTAAGGGACTCAAGGAGGACCAAAGATTACTTTAAG AAACTGCAGACAGATTCAGAGCTGGGGCGCCATCAAAGCATCATTGGAGAAGGATGTGATTGGCTCTCTGCACTGCCCACAAGCATCTCACTCAAG atcttccagtatcTGGAAGTAAGAGACTTGCTGAGCTGTGCTGAAGTATGCTGCAGTTGGAGGGGTCTTATCTACTCAAGCTGTCTTTGGAGTAAG GTCAACTTGTCAATGTTCAAAGACTGGATAACGGACAGCATCATGAGTGAGGTCATGCAGAATTTCCGTCCATTTGTTATCCATCTCAACCTGCGTGGCTGCAACTCCTTAGAATGGTCCAGTTTGCGAAATATCA GCGAATGCAGAAATCTCCAAGAGCTCAACGTGTCAGAGTGTTTTAATATCACT GATGACATGATTCAGTCAATAGTGGAAGGCTGCAACTACCTGCTCTACTTGAACATTTCCAGCACTCTTGTGACAGACCTGAGCCTCAAGGAACTCTCCAG AAACTGCATCAACCTTCAGTATCTGAGTGTGGCCTACTGCCACAAGCTGACAGATGAAGGTTTCCAGTACCTGAGCGAAGGAAACGGTTGTCACAGTCTTATCCACTTGGACCTGTCCGGCTGCACCCAG GTGACAGTGACGGGCTTCAACTACATTTCAGACGCATGCCCCTTCCTCAAAGAGATTGTGATGAACGACTTGCACTCGCTGTCAGATAACTGCATCTCG GCCCTGGTGTCCAAATGCCACAGTCTGTCCTCTGTCTCTCTGCTGGAGGCGTATAACCTTACCGACACTGGCATCAAAACCATCGCTGAAGTAGCCAAACTGAAGTCATTCATCATTGAAG GGAATAAGCATGCGAGCCACGTGAGCTGGAAGGCGTTGTGCTCTAGCTCGCGAGGCCTCCGAAGCCTTCACGTGGTCGATTGCCACAAGATGACGGACGTGGGCCTCAAGTGTGTGGCCTCTCTCCGAAACCTGCAGTCCCTGGACATCTCACTCTGTACCAA AGTGACCGATAGAGGGATTTGTCACCTGGCCGACAGCTCCTCAGCATCCAAATTGCGAGATCTGAGTCTCAGCCAGTGTTGTCTTATCACGGATTCAGCGGTCAACATGATTGGATACAG ATTTTCTAAGCTGTGCCATCTCAATTTGAGCTACTGCGAGCAGCTGACTGACGCTGCTCTGGAGTCTCTGAGTTGCAGCTACATCAGCTCCCTGGACATCAGCGGCTGCAACATTCAAGATGAG GGTTTGGCTGCTCTTGAGGAGGTTCCCTTGAAAAAGTTGATAATCGCTGAATGTATCAACATCACAGATGTTGGTATTGAG AATTTATGCAAGTATGTGACAGAGCTGGAATATGTCGACGTGTCCGGCTGTTTGGATCTGTCTGACCAGGCCATCAGAGCCTTCTCATTTTACTGCAGGGGTCTATTCACACTCAGGATGGGAGGCTGTCCAAAG ATGACCGACATGGCAGTTCAGTGCCTTTCAAGCGGTACCCAGTACCTGCGATCGCTCGACGTGAGCGGCTGTGTCTTCACTGATCGTGCCATCAAATACATAGAGAGGCTCTGCCCACCTCTCTCGTCGATCATCATGAACGACTGCAATGGCATCTCAGA GGCAGCCGCCATGAGGTTGCAGCCATATGTGCAGCATTGGGAGTACAGCAATAACGAGACCAACCTATGGCTTCGATGA
- the fbxl13 gene encoding F-box and leucine-rich repeat protein 13 isoform X1 has product MNAKQTQLEVRNLTEYELQQLYKALLIASCRLDPRDPIQFLKNTLVAFQGHDNLQNVDWDKFLSDDENQSVLAGLQLDETDYMDSQDLMALFYRYEKAYSYYRRKLTSAAFRSWKNYTMVSMTDASELAHKMDVAARHYDRSKEVAVFSGWIHWVKFKEETRAVAVKKLTRVFEACILKRIVGAWRSIVRDSRRTKDYFKKLQTDSELGRHQSIIGEGCDWLSALPTSISLKIFQYLEVRDLLSCAEVCCSWRGLIYSSCLWSKVNLSMFKDWITDSIMSEVMQNFRPFVIHLNLRGCNSLEWSSLRNISECRNLQELNVSECFNITDDMIQSIVEGCNYLLYLNISSTLVTDLSLKELSRNCINLQYLSVAYCHKLTDEGFQYLSEGNGCHSLIHLDLSGCTQVTVTGFNYISDACPFLKEIVMNDLHSLSDNCISALVSKCHSLSSVSLLEAYNLTDTGIKTIAEVAKLKSFIIEGNKHASHVSWKALCSSSRGLRSLHVVDCHKMTDVGLKCVASLRNLQSLDISLCTKVTDRGICHLADSSSASKLRDLSLSQCCLITDSAVNMIGYRFSKLCHLNLSYCEQLTDAALESLSCSYISSLDISGCNIQDEGLAALEEVPLKKLIIAECINITDVGIENLCKYVTELEYVDVSGCLDLSDQAIRAFSFYCRGLFTLRMGGCPKMTDMAVQCLSSGTQYLRSLDVSGCVFTDRAIKYIERLCPPLSSIIMNDCNGISEAAAMRLQPYVQHWEYSNNETNLWLR; this is encoded by the exons atgaatgcaaaacAAACCCAACTCGAAGTGAGGAATTTGACCGAGTATGAGCTTCAGCAGCTATATAAG GCCTTGTTGATTGCTTCATGCCGGTTAGATCCCAGGGACCCTATACAGTTCCTGAAAAACACACTGGTCGCCTTTCAGGGACATGACAACTTGCAGAATGTGGACTG GGACAAGTTTCTCAGCGATGACGAGAACCAGTCTGTGTTGGCCGGTCTGCAATTGGATGAAACAGATTATATGGATTCCCAAGACCTCATG GCTTTGTTTTATAGGTACGAGAAGGCCTACTCCTATTACAGGAGGAAATTAACAAGTGCTGCTTTCAG GAGCTGGAAGAATTACACCATGGTCAGCATGACAGATGCGTCCGAGTTAGCTCACAAGATGGACGTTGCAGCGAGACACTACGACAGATCAAAAGAGGTggcggttttctccgggtggaTACACTGGGTCAAGTTCAAGGAGGAGACACGGGCTG TTGCAGTCAAAAAGCTGACACGTGTTTTTGAAGCATGCATACTTAAACGTATCGTGGGCGCATGGAGAAGTATCGTAAGGGACTCAAGGAGGACCAAAGATTACTTTAAG AAACTGCAGACAGATTCAGAGCTGGGGCGCCATCAAAGCATCATTGGAGAAGGATGTGATTGGCTCTCTGCACTGCCCACAAGCATCTCACTCAAG atcttccagtatcTGGAAGTAAGAGACTTGCTGAGCTGTGCTGAAGTATGCTGCAGTTGGAGGGGTCTTATCTACTCAAGCTGTCTTTGGAGTAAG GTCAACTTGTCAATGTTCAAAGACTGGATAACGGACAGCATCATGAGTGAGGTCATGCAGAATTTCCGTCCATTTGTTATCCATCTCAACCTGCGTGGCTGCAACTCCTTAGAATGGTCCAGTTTGCGAAATATCA GCGAATGCAGAAATCTCCAAGAGCTCAACGTGTCAGAGTGTTTTAATATCACT GATGACATGATTCAGTCAATAGTGGAAGGCTGCAACTACCTGCTCTACTTGAACATTTCCAGCACTCTTGTGACAGACCTGAGCCTCAAGGAACTCTCCAG AAACTGCATCAACCTTCAGTATCTGAGTGTGGCCTACTGCCACAAGCTGACAGATGAAGGTTTCCAGTACCTGAGCGAAGGAAACGGTTGTCACAGTCTTATCCACTTGGACCTGTCCGGCTGCACCCAG GTGACAGTGACGGGCTTCAACTACATTTCAGACGCATGCCCCTTCCTCAAAGAGATTGTGATGAACGACTTGCACTCGCTGTCAGATAACTGCATCTCG GCCCTGGTGTCCAAATGCCACAGTCTGTCCTCTGTCTCTCTGCTGGAGGCGTATAACCTTACCGACACTGGCATCAAAACCATCGCTGAAGTAGCCAAACTGAAGTCATTCATCATTGAAG GGAATAAGCATGCGAGCCACGTGAGCTGGAAGGCGTTGTGCTCTAGCTCGCGAGGCCTCCGAAGCCTTCACGTGGTCGATTGCCACAAGATGACGGACGTGGGCCTCAAGTGTGTGGCCTCTCTCCGAAACCTGCAGTCCCTGGACATCTCACTCTGTACCAA AGTGACCGATAGAGGGATTTGTCACCTGGCCGACAGCTCCTCAGCATCCAAATTGCGAGATCTGAGTCTCAGCCAGTGTTGTCTTATCACGGATTCAGCGGTCAACATGATTGGATACAG ATTTTCTAAGCTGTGCCATCTCAATTTGAGCTACTGCGAGCAGCTGACTGACGCTGCTCTGGAGTCTCTGAGTTGCAGCTACATCAGCTCCCTGGACATCAGCGGCTGCAACATTCAAGATGAG GGTTTGGCTGCTCTTGAGGAGGTTCCCTTGAAAAAGTTGATAATCGCTGAATGTATCAACATCACAGATGTTGGTATTGAG AATTTATGCAAGTATGTGACAGAGCTGGAATATGTCGACGTGTCCGGCTGTTTGGATCTGTCTGACCAGGCCATCAGAGCCTTCTCATTTTACTGCAGGGGTCTATTCACACTCAGGATGGGAGGCTGTCCAAAG ATGACCGACATGGCAGTTCAGTGCCTTTCAAGCGGTACCCAGTACCTGCGATCGCTCGACGTGAGCGGCTGTGTCTTCACTGATCGTGCCATCAAATACATAGAGAGGCTCTGCCCACCTCTCTCGTCGATCATCATGAACGACTGCAATGGCATCTCAGA GGCAGCCGCCATGAGGTTGCAGCCATATGTGCAGCATTGGGAGTACAGCAATAACGAGACCAACCTATGGCTTCGATGA
- the LOC131131413 gene encoding uncharacterized protein LOC131131413 translates to MRLTALCIGGTLLAFSSLSWMSFGDALGTEGFNPCAATLTAGWPCSSGQATCPYVLSLPQLTVHLPEKLQELEKLEKELQTLKDDVDQLRKMCLDCGESERGCVGVREGKYDKGGPAEILQGTDRDLGWIDKADVYLEGHKEENRRSRNGEIVKEGVLAEEVPDGGKEITTKTNETKAGKTQTEGGDRREGIKDHGRHTSKDQGQIWDERRKEMERGVKVEGGNKKPKQPENIDLKSIKEGEDAQGKRIQNVQRDSGGQSSTATERTDLVGISPSPASTSTLHDVPFVDPGVTQSASVAPNLIETVSMTQSKTTSNLLDSPKTDISMTTQGSATSSSIISHHNLHTTISPEATEHSRWPAQPAIKHLPGLKAKPGAKHKLGNDKTKESKHDRKPDIKTKQEQKQKLHQKHKTGNYTGRIQIQRHGQRADNWTNDQNLKSLKPKHIQDRTTQLHQVPTVVDHQRPATGKEPDPPIWNKNSKPHKRPVQQKPKPDKRTKSDAKDKLNQFLSPDQEPNLELSKLISNISEGGQNLMESLHSESPPEPKDPPGHVFRVNPYQRLKSSQKSFHINTTQVPKLNQKLVKPKASQAFQTNQWLKEPRSDVTLKLDHQSVTDQSPASESKGDRPPIRPTPEPETATPKQNNTKHVSRTIDLHPTSGPRQLIADVTHSPELKQTSNSFSVLPVSPNSRMMSDLIPQATTQSPSIPTSTSPVTLHNVIPNNNPESSKPKATLPHRADSKAPLLKTSTTAAASTTSDPEPPGAESSSSSARELRVKINQVVAAFFNSSLGPNGRSPDRPPKKRPEDKEGGSRTASGSPLLIPSQGELSMKRDCSDHLLTEGVRKSGVYHVTPDVLHGSSSSFPVFCDMELHGGGWTLLQLRQDGSVSFNRTWAEYRSGFGDLLNGGEFWLGNQQIHLLTRDRDMMLRVDLQDFSGVVGYAEYDHFKVASERMRYRLTVGGYSGTAGDALAFSSSYDHNNRAFTTPDRDNDRYPSGNCGAYYSSGWWFDACMAANLNGRYYVGKYKGVRDGIYWGTWHNISTELYPTNERQSFKTVRMMIRPKDFTP, encoded by the exons ATGAGGTTAACAGCACTGTGCATAGGCGGGACCCTGCTGGCCTTCTCCAGCCTCTCATGGATGTCTTTTGGAGACGCACTGGGGACCGAGGGATTCAATCCCTGCGCCGCCACCCTGACGGCTGGATGGCCGTGCAGCTCGGGGCAGGCTACTTGCCCTTACGTCCTGAGCCTGCCGCAGTTGACTGTGCACTTGCCAGAGAAGCTGCAAGAGCTGGAGAAGCTTGAGAAGGAGTTGCAGACGCTGAAAGACGATGTGGACCAGTTGAGGAAAATGTGCTTAGACTGTGGCGAGAGTGAAAGAGGGTGTGTGGGAGTCAGAGAGGGCAAATATGATAAGGGGGGACCCGCTGAGATACTTCAGGGCACAGACAGAGATTTAGGATGGATAGATAAAGCAGACGTGTATTTGGAAGGACACAAGGAAGAAAATCGCAGGAGCAGGAATGGCGAAATCGTCAAAGAAGGAGTACTTGCTGAGGAAGTACCAGACGGTGGAAAAGAGATTACAACTAAAACTAATGAAACAAAGGCGGGAAAGACACAAACTGAAGGAGGAGACCGCCGTGAAGGGATCAAGGACCACGGGAGGCATACAAGCAAGGATCAAGGACAGATCTGGGATGAAAGGAGAAAGGAAATGGAAAGAGGGGTAAAAGTGGAGGGAGGTAATAAGAAACCAAAACAGCCTGAGAACATTGACCTCAAGTCCATAAAAGAAGGTGAGGACGCTCAAGGAAAGAGAATCCAGAATGTCCAGAGAGACAGTGGTGGACAATCCAGCACTGCCACCGAAAGGACAGACTTGGTTGGAATCAGCCCGAGTCCTGCGTCAACTTCTACTCTACATGACGTCCCATTTGTTGATCCAGGAGTGACCCAATCAGCTTCTGTTGCACCAAACCTCATTGAGACCGTGAGTATGACTCAATCTAAAACAACAAGTAATCTTTTGGATAGTCCAAAGACAGACATAAGCATGACTACTCAAGGTTCAGCAACTTCAAGTTCTATCATTTCTCATCACAACCTCCACACAACTATTTCCCCTGAAGCCACGGAGCACAGCAGGTGGCCAGCCCAGCCTGCTATAAAGCATCTCCCAGGCCTAAAAGCCAAGCCCGGGGCAAAACATAAACTTGGCAACGACAAGACAAAGGAATCTAAGCATGACCGTAAACCggacattaaaacaaaacaagagcaaAAGCAGAAACTTCACCAGAAACATAAAACTGGCAATTACACTGGAAGGATCCAAATCCAAAGACATGGTCAAAGAGCAGATAACTGGACGAATGATCAGAACTTAAAAAGCCTAAAACCCAAACATATTCAAGACAGGACGACTCAACTACACCAGGTACCAACTGTTGTAGACCATCAAAGACCTGCCACTGGCAAAGAACCAGATCCACCCATATGGAATAAAAACTCTAAACCTCACAAAAGACCCGTTCAACAGAAGCCAAAACCTGACAAAAGAACCAAAAGTGATGCAAAAGATAAATTAAACCAGTTTTTGTCACCTGATCAGGAGCCAAATTTGGAACTAAGTAAGTTAATCAGCAATATCTCTGAAGGGGGTCAAAACCTGATGGAATCGCTTCATTCAGAGTCTCCTCCTGAGCCAAAAGACCCACCAGGACACGTATTTAGAGTTAATCCTTATCAAAGACTGAAATCCAGCCAGAAAAGCTTTCATATTAACACAACACAGGTGCCCAAACTTAACCAAAAACTGGTTAAGCCTAAAGCCAGCCAAGCATTTCAAACCAATCAATGGCTTAAAGAGCCTCGGTCAGATGTCACACTTAAGCTTGACCACCAATCTGTGACTGATCAAAGTCCTGCTTCAGAATCCAAGGGGGACAGACCACCCATTAGACCTACGCCGGAGCCAGAAACAGCAACCCCAAAGCAGAACAACACCAAACATGTTAGTCGGACTATTGACCTGCATCCTACTTCTGGTCCGAGGCAACTGATTGCTGATGTGACTCATTCCCCAGAGTTAAAACAGACTTCAAATAGCTTTTCGGTTCTCCCAGTGAGCCCAAACAGCAGGATGATGTCTGATCTGATTCCACAAGcaaccactcaatcaccatCGATACCAACGTCAACAAGCCCAGTCACACTCCACAATGTTATTCCTAACAACAATCCAGAATCCTCCAAGCCAAAGGCTACATTACCTCACAGAGCAGACTCGAAAGCACCCCTCCTAAAGACCTCAACAACAGCCGCCGCCAGCACCACCTCTGACCCGGAACCCCCAGGTGCAGAGTCGTCATCATCAAGTGCCCGTGAGCTGcgcgtgaaaatcaaccaggtGGTTGCTGCGTTCTTTAACAGCAGCCTAGGTCCTAATGGAAGATCACCAGATAGGCCTCCTAAAAAGCGGCCTGAGGACAAGGAGGGAGGAAGCAGGACTGCCAGCGGGTCACCACTGCTGATACCATCTCAGG GTGAACTTTCTATGAAGAGAGACTGCTCGGACCACCTGCTCACAGAGGGGGTAAGGAAGAGTGGAGTCTACCATGTGACCCCTGATGTCCTCcatggcagcagcagcagcttcccAGTCTTCTGTGACATGGAGCTTCATGGTGGAGGATGGACCCTCTTGCAGCTCCGGCAGGATGGTAGTGTCAGTTTCAACCGTACCTGGGCAGAGTACCGATCTGGCTTTGGCGATCTTCTCAATGGAGGGGAGTTCTGGCTTGGAAACCAACAGATTCATCTGTTGACCCGCGACAGGGACATGATGCTGCGGGTGGATCTTCAGGACTTCTCCGGGGTGGTGGGATACGCAGAGTACGATCACTTCAAGGTGGCGAGTGAAAGGATGCGCTACAGGCTGACAGTGGGGGGTTACTCCGGCACTGCAGGAGATGCTCTTGCGTTCAGCTCCAGTTACGACCACAACAACCGGGCCTTCACCACCCCGGACAGGGACAATGACCGCTACCCTTCGGGCAACTGTGGGGCTTACTACAGCTCTGGCTGGTGGTTTGATGCATGCATGGCTGCAAACCTGAACGGCAGGTACTATGTTGGCAAGTACAAGGGGGTCCGGGATGGGATCTACTGGGGGACCTGGCACAATATCTCCACAGAGCTGTATCCTACAAATGAAAGACAGTCTTTTAAAACAGTCAGGATGATGATTAGACCAAAGGACTTTACGCCATGA
- the LOC131131416 gene encoding leucine-rich repeat-containing protein 17-like — translation MRVSYASLLLLLLLLPSVEMRRAGKGRGLRGARHKLARDRVRGSGRHSRSDPPRPANCSESSGSGGVLLDCQDRRLTSIPTPQTWSKAPKFLLLARNRIKVLRNEAFSGYESLTSLDLQQNHISLVEEEAFQGLTGLTTLLLQHNRLTSLSEEAFIPMPNLRYLRLYDNPWNCRCPLDSLIQVLQVPSNRHLGNHARCAEPIWLKGKKLKRVDPELLCKESDPTGRPQGDQTDPANPGEPSPFQSKPDATTSCHTYYFPQVRMDCSNRGLTEVPAGIPEDVVHIDLSHNSIRHLKAKNFQGAKSLKTLNISHNNMEHIETASLFGLLHLQELDLSGNSLHFIQYGVLEDLYFLSKLKLGGNPWVCDYSIHYMVYWLRLHPGVKHTGLLCRSPLEHTGESVEQYVRSYNRECPRNKQESQRDETQADALLWSTSLEAQGELEEEVEPSHLRRPQKYQIIRLS, via the exons ATGCGTGTGAGCTACGCCTCCTTGCtcctgctactgctgctgctcccATCCGTGGAGATGAGAAGAGCAGGAAAGGGACGCGGACTCAGAGGAGCAAGACACAAGCTGGCAAGGGACAG GGTGAGAGGTTCTGGCCGTCACAGCAGATCTGATCCCCCTAGACCAGCCAACTGCTCAGAATCATCTGGATCCGGAGGTGTCCTGTTGGATTGCCAGGACCGTCGCCTCACCTCCATCCCCACCCCGCAGACCTGGTCCAAAGCACCAAAGTTCCTCCTCCTAGCCCGTAACAGAATCAAAGTCCTTCGcaatgaggccttttctggctaCGAGAGTCTGACCAGTCTGGACTTGCAACAGAATCACATCTCattggtggaggaggaggccttcCAGGGTCTAACTGGACTTACAACACTGCTGCTGCAACACAACCGCTTGACTTCACTGAGCGAGGAAGCTTTCATCCCCATGCCAAACCTACGCTACCTGCGCTTGTATGACAACCCGTGGAATTGTCGCTGTCCGTTGGACAGTCTCATACAGGTCCTTCAGGTCCCAAGCAACCGACATCTCGGGAATCACGCCAG GTGCGCAGAGCCCATTTGGCTTAAAGGGAAGAAACTGAAGCGGGTTGACCCCGAGTTGCTGTGCAAGGAATCAGATCCAACCGGCCGGCCGCAGGGTGACCAGACGGATCCCGCAAACCCCGGCGAGCCCAGTCCATTTCAAAGCAAACCAGACGCCACCACATCCTGCCACACCTACTACTTCCCTCAAGTACGCATGGACTGCAGCAACAGAG GTCTAACGGAGGTGCCTGCTGGTATTCCCGAGGATGTAGTGCATATCGACCTGTCCCACAACTCCATCCGTCACCTCAAAGCAAAAAATTTCCAAGGAGCAAAGAGCCTTAAAACCTTGAACATCAGTCATAACAACATGGAGCACATTGAAACAG CGTCCCTGTTCGGGCTCTTACATCTTCAAGAGTTGGACCTGTCTGGAAACAGCCTCCATTTCATCCAGTATGGGGTTCTAGAGGACCTCTACTTCCTGTCCAAACTGAAGCTAGGGGGAAACCCTTGGGTGTGTGACTACAG CATCCACTACATGGTATATTGGCTGCGTCTGCACCCGGGGGTGAAGCACACGGGCCTGCTGTGTCGTTCCCCTCTCGAACACACCGGCGAGAGCGTGGAGCAATACGTGCGCTCCTACAACAGAGAATGTCCCAGAAACAAGCAGGAGAGTCAGCGGGACGAAACCCAAGCGGACGCTCTGCTCTGGAGCACATCCCTGGAAGCGCAGGGAGAGTTGGAGGAGGAAGTCGAGCCCAGCCACTTGAGGCGGCCCCAGAAGTATCAGATTATTAGACTGTCTTGA